A part of Andrena cerasifolii isolate SP2316 chromosome 10, iyAndCera1_principal, whole genome shotgun sequence genomic DNA contains:
- the Gprk2 gene encoding G protein-coupled receptor kinase 2, whose protein sequence is MELENIVANTVYLKAREGGGDSNKGKSKKWRKILQFPHISQCIGLKDKLDIRYGYVVDQQPIGRLLFRQFCQDKKPAYHRYNLFLDAIEKYEIEMDENRTVLAKDLFEQYLKREGSEVVDILNDSLIAQCEERLSNGGKELFVEIAQTVKNFLAGEPFSAFQTSFYFYRYLQWKWLEAQPVTYKTFRMYRVLGKGGFGEVCACQVRATGKMYACKKLEKKRIKKRKGEAMVLLEKNILQKINSKFVVSLAYAYETKDALCLVLTIMNGGDLKFHIYNMGGEPGFDMNRARFYAAEVVCGLEHLHLQGIVYRDCKPENILLDDHGHVRISDLGLAVEITEGDMVRGRVGTVGYMAPEVIDNEKYTFSPDWFSFGCLLYEMIEGQAPFRAKKEKVKREEIDRRVKEDQERYSPKFTEEAKSLCQQLLKKSPKNRLGCKCGRHGAKEVKLHSFFQCLNWKRVEAGMWEPPFVPDPHAVYAKDVLDIEQFSTVKGVNLDATDDTFYSKFNTGSVSIPWQNEMVETECFKELNVLGPNNTPTSDLLINHLPPNNENRGCFPFRRQKKQSARTKQIPLSECHLLELSQSQTSEMPAS, encoded by the exons ATGGAGTTGGAGAACATCGTGGCGAACACAGTGTACCTGAAAGCGAGAGAAG GCGGTGGTGACAGCAACAAGGGGAAGAGTAAGAAATGGCGGAAGATACTTCAGTTCCCACACATTTCCCAGTGCATCGGCCTAAAAGATAAGCTCG ACATCAGGTACGGCTATGTGGTGGACCAGCAGCCGATCGGTCGCCTGTTGTTCAGGCAATTCTGCCAGGACAAGAAGCCGGCCTACCATCGGTACAATCTGTTTCTGGACGCGATCGAGAAGTACGAGATCGAGATGGACGAGAATCGGACCGTGCTGGCGAAGGACCTGTTTGAGCAGTACCTGAAGAGGGAGGGCTCGGAGGTCGTCGACATCCTGAACGACTCCTTGATAGCTCAGTGCGAGGAACGGCTCAGCAACGGTGGGAAGGAGCTCTTTGTCGAGATCGCGCAGACCGTGAAGAACTTCCTGGCGGGAGAGCCTTTTTCAGCTTTCCAAACTAGCTTCTATTTCTATAG GTACCTTCAGTGGAAGTGGCTGGAGGCGCAGCCGGTGACGTACAAGACCTTCCGCATGTACAGAGTCCTCGGGAAGGGCGGGTTCGGGGAGGTGTGCGCCTGCCAGGTGCGGGCGACAGGGAAGATGTACGCGTGCAAGAAGCTAGAGAAGAAACGCATCAAGAAACGAAAGGGTGAGGCCATGGTGCTGCTCGAGAAGAATATACTGCAGAAGATCAACTCGAAGTTCGTGGTCTCGCTGGCGTACGCGTACGAGACCAAGGACGCGTTGTGCCTGGTCCTGACCATCATGAACGGCGGCGACTTGAAGTTCCACATCTACAACATGGGCGGTGAGCCGGGCTTCGACATGAATCGGGCGAGGTTCTACGCCGCCGAAGTGGTGTGCGGTCTCGAGCACCTCCACCTGCAAGGGATCGTCTACAGGGACTGCAAGCCGGAGAACATTCTGCTGGACGATCACGGGCACGTGAGGATCTCTGATCTCGGGCTGGCCGTAGAGATCACAGAGGGAGACATGGTGAGGGGTCGAGTGGGCACGGTAGGCTACATGGCGCCGGAAGTGATCGACAATGAGAAGTACACCTTTTCGCCAGATTGGTTCAGCTTCGGCTGTCTTTTGTACGAGATGATAGAAGGCCAGGCGCCGTTTcgagcgaagaaagagaaagtgAAGCGGGAGGAGATCGACAGGAGAGTGAAGGAGGATCAGGAAAGGTATTCTCCTAAGTTCACCGAAGAGGCGAAGAGCCTCTGCCAGCAGCTGCTGAAGAAGAGCCCGAAGAATAGGCTGGGCTGCAAGTGCGGCCGCCACGGGGCCAAGGAAGTCAAGCTTCACAGCTTTTTCCAGTGTCTCAACTGGAAGAGGGTCGAGGCTGGTATGTGGGAACCACCGTTTGTGCCGGAT CCCCACGCTGTCTACGCTAAGGACGTGCTGGACATCGAGCAGTTCTCGACGGTGAAGGGTGTCAATCTGGACGCCACCGACGACACCTTTTACAGTAAATTCAACACCGGCAGTGTGTCCATCCCTTGGCAGAACGAG ATGGTAGAGACTGAGTGTTTTAAGGAACTCAACGTGCTAGGTCCTAACAACACACCCACTTCAGACCTGCTGATAAATCACCTGCCGCCTAACAACGAGAACAGAGGCTGTTTCCCATTCAGAAGACAG AAGAAGCAGAGCGCGCGAACAAAGCAGATACCGCTGTCGGAGTGCCATTTGCTGGAGCTGTCGCAGAGCCAGACCTCGGAGATGCCAGCCAGCTGA
- the LOC143373632 gene encoding lysyl oxidase homolog 2A isoform X2 — translation MNRKVILLGIWMMLVADVCVANNGTSDKVREKKARIVKKLKKDFRKLKKQEGAVKLVGGNGAHEGNVEILHDGKWGSVCDDEWDYLEANVVCRQLGFDGAIKPTANGHFGQARRKYWMDNVYCDGGEEELSKCRFDGWGSTDCGGSEAAGVVCAREQDAAEREAITQRKPKRKPEKSRIKDIHQRGAAIRLAGGRVHSEGRVEVKLGDSDWGVVCGDSWSLFEAAVVCRQLGLGYASDAVQTNFFGGDRVPMAVSGVQCHGDESSLTECLHDNTVDCPGMVENVASVVCLRDMPDLVFDHLELMRTAHLEDRQLYWLQCAMEENCVASQAYNVQRESENWHLETRRLLRFTARILNAGTADFRPSVPKHLWEWHMCHMHYHSMEVFATFDVLDGNGTRLAEGHKASFCLEDNQCLPGVEPRYRCANYGDQGISVNCSDIYKHNIDCQWVDISELRPGQYTFKISRRRSLWKAPRIDALVAQPVGQIEV, via the exons ATGAATCGGAAAGTAATTCTACTCGGTATCTGGATGATGCTAGTGGCCGACGTTTGCGTGGCGAATAATGGCACTTCGGATAAAGTTCGCGAGAAGAAGGCGCGGATCGTGAAGAAGCTGAAGAAGGACTTTCGGAAGCTGAAGAAGCAGGAGGGCGCGGTGAAGCTGGTCGGAGGGAACGGAGCCCACGAAG GAAACGTGGAAATACTTCACGACGGGAAATGGGGCAGCGTGTGCGACGACGAATGGGATTACTTGGAGGCCAACGTGGTTTGCCGGCAATTAGGCTTTGACGGTGCAATTAAACCGACAGCGAACGGACACTTCGGCCAGGCCAGAA GGAAGTACTGGATGGACAACGTGTACTGCGACGGCGGCGAGGAGGAGCTCTCCAAGTGCCGGTTCGACGGATGGGGCTCGACCGACTGCGGGGGCAGCGAGGCGGCTGGCGTGGTCTGCGCCCGCGAGCAGGACGCCGCGGAGAGGGAGGCGATAACGCAGAGGAAGCCCAAAAGGAAGCCGGAGAAGTCGAGAATCAAGGATATCCATCAGCGGGGAGCGGCGATAAGGCTGGCCGGCGGCCGTGTCCACAGCGAAGGCAGAGTCGAAGTCAAGTTGGGAGACTCAG ATTGGGGTGTTGTCTGCGGCGATAGTTGGTCCCTCTTCGAGGCGGCCGTGGTCTGCAGGCAATTGGGCCTCGGCTACGCCTCCGACGCCGTCCAGACCAACTTCTTCGGCGGAGACAGGGTACCCATGGCTGTCAGCGGGGTCCAGTGCCACGGGGACGAGAGCAGTCTCACGGAGTGTCTGCATGATAACACTGTCGACTGTCCGG GAATGGTGGAGAACGTAGCCAGCGTGGTGTGCCTCCGGGACATGCCGGATCTAGTGTTCGACCACCTCGAGCTGATGCGCACCGCTCACCTGGAGGACAGGCAGCTCTACTGGCTCCAATGCGCTATGGAGGAGAACTGCGTGGCGTCACAAGCGTACAACGTGCAAAGGGAGTCGGAGAACTGGCACCTGGAAACTAGGAGGCTGCTGCGATTCACCGCGAGGATCCTGAACGCTGGCACCGCGGACTTCCGACCCTCTGTGCCCAAACACCTCTGGGAATGGCACATGTGTCACAT GCATTACCACTCGATGGAAGTGTTCGCCACGTTCGACGTGCTCGACGGGAACGGCACCAGGCTCGCGGAGGGGCACAAAGCGTCTTTCTGCCTGGAGGACAATCAATGCCTGCCCGGAGTGGAGCCGAG GTACCGATGCGCCAATTACGGTGACCAGGGGATTTCAGTGAACTGCAGCGATATATACAAGCACAATATCGATTGCCAGTGGGTGGACATATCGGAGCTTCGGCCTGGACAGTACACCTTCAAG
- the LOC143373632 gene encoding lysyl oxidase homolog 3 isoform X3: MNRKVILLGIWMMLVADVCVANNGTSDKVREKKARIVKKLKKDFRKLKKQEGAVKLVGGNGAHEGKYWMDNVYCDGGEEELSKCRFDGWGSTDCGGSEAAGVVCAREQDAAEREAITQRKPKRKPEKSRIKDIHQRGAAIRLAGGRVHSEGRVEVKLGDSDWGVVCGDSWSLFEAAVVCRQLGLGYASDAVQTNFFGGDRVPMAVSGVQCHGDESSLTECLHDNTVDCPGMVENVASVVCLRDMPDLVFDHLELMRTAHLEDRQLYWLQCAMEENCVASQAYNVQRESENWHLETRRLLRFTARILNAGTADFRPSVPKHLWEWHMCHMHYHSMEVFATFDVLDGNGTRLAEGHKASFCLEDNQCLPGVEPRYRCANYGDQGISVNCSDIYKHNIDCQWVDISELRPGQYTFKVAVNPEFKVGEMSFDNNAAICRLLYTESFATVHSCVMGRP, encoded by the exons ATGAATCGGAAAGTAATTCTACTCGGTATCTGGATGATGCTAGTGGCCGACGTTTGCGTGGCGAATAATGGCACTTCGGATAAAGTTCGCGAGAAGAAGGCGCGGATCGTGAAGAAGCTGAAGAAGGACTTTCGGAAGCTGAAGAAGCAGGAGGGCGCGGTGAAGCTGGTCGGAGGGAACGGAGCCCACGAAG GGAAGTACTGGATGGACAACGTGTACTGCGACGGCGGCGAGGAGGAGCTCTCCAAGTGCCGGTTCGACGGATGGGGCTCGACCGACTGCGGGGGCAGCGAGGCGGCTGGCGTGGTCTGCGCCCGCGAGCAGGACGCCGCGGAGAGGGAGGCGATAACGCAGAGGAAGCCCAAAAGGAAGCCGGAGAAGTCGAGAATCAAGGATATCCATCAGCGGGGAGCGGCGATAAGGCTGGCCGGCGGCCGTGTCCACAGCGAAGGCAGAGTCGAAGTCAAGTTGGGAGACTCAG ATTGGGGTGTTGTCTGCGGCGATAGTTGGTCCCTCTTCGAGGCGGCCGTGGTCTGCAGGCAATTGGGCCTCGGCTACGCCTCCGACGCCGTCCAGACCAACTTCTTCGGCGGAGACAGGGTACCCATGGCTGTCAGCGGGGTCCAGTGCCACGGGGACGAGAGCAGTCTCACGGAGTGTCTGCATGATAACACTGTCGACTGTCCGG GAATGGTGGAGAACGTAGCCAGCGTGGTGTGCCTCCGGGACATGCCGGATCTAGTGTTCGACCACCTCGAGCTGATGCGCACCGCTCACCTGGAGGACAGGCAGCTCTACTGGCTCCAATGCGCTATGGAGGAGAACTGCGTGGCGTCACAAGCGTACAACGTGCAAAGGGAGTCGGAGAACTGGCACCTGGAAACTAGGAGGCTGCTGCGATTCACCGCGAGGATCCTGAACGCTGGCACCGCGGACTTCCGACCCTCTGTGCCCAAACACCTCTGGGAATGGCACATGTGTCACAT GCATTACCACTCGATGGAAGTGTTCGCCACGTTCGACGTGCTCGACGGGAACGGCACCAGGCTCGCGGAGGGGCACAAAGCGTCTTTCTGCCTGGAGGACAATCAATGCCTGCCCGGAGTGGAGCCGAG GTACCGATGCGCCAATTACGGTGACCAGGGGATTTCAGTGAACTGCAGCGATATATACAAGCACAATATCGATTGCCAGTGGGTGGACATATCGGAGCTTCGGCCTGGACAGTACACCTTCAAG
- the LOC143373632 gene encoding lysyl oxidase homolog 3 isoform X1: protein MNRKVILLGIWMMLVADVCVANNGTSDKVREKKARIVKKLKKDFRKLKKQEGAVKLVGGNGAHEGNVEILHDGKWGSVCDDEWDYLEANVVCRQLGFDGAIKPTANGHFGQARRKYWMDNVYCDGGEEELSKCRFDGWGSTDCGGSEAAGVVCAREQDAAEREAITQRKPKRKPEKSRIKDIHQRGAAIRLAGGRVHSEGRVEVKLGDSDWGVVCGDSWSLFEAAVVCRQLGLGYASDAVQTNFFGGDRVPMAVSGVQCHGDESSLTECLHDNTVDCPGMVENVASVVCLRDMPDLVFDHLELMRTAHLEDRQLYWLQCAMEENCVASQAYNVQRESENWHLETRRLLRFTARILNAGTADFRPSVPKHLWEWHMCHMHYHSMEVFATFDVLDGNGTRLAEGHKASFCLEDNQCLPGVEPRYRCANYGDQGISVNCSDIYKHNIDCQWVDISELRPGQYTFKVAVNPEFKVGEMSFDNNAAICRLLYTESFATVHSCVMGRP, encoded by the exons ATGAATCGGAAAGTAATTCTACTCGGTATCTGGATGATGCTAGTGGCCGACGTTTGCGTGGCGAATAATGGCACTTCGGATAAAGTTCGCGAGAAGAAGGCGCGGATCGTGAAGAAGCTGAAGAAGGACTTTCGGAAGCTGAAGAAGCAGGAGGGCGCGGTGAAGCTGGTCGGAGGGAACGGAGCCCACGAAG GAAACGTGGAAATACTTCACGACGGGAAATGGGGCAGCGTGTGCGACGACGAATGGGATTACTTGGAGGCCAACGTGGTTTGCCGGCAATTAGGCTTTGACGGTGCAATTAAACCGACAGCGAACGGACACTTCGGCCAGGCCAGAA GGAAGTACTGGATGGACAACGTGTACTGCGACGGCGGCGAGGAGGAGCTCTCCAAGTGCCGGTTCGACGGATGGGGCTCGACCGACTGCGGGGGCAGCGAGGCGGCTGGCGTGGTCTGCGCCCGCGAGCAGGACGCCGCGGAGAGGGAGGCGATAACGCAGAGGAAGCCCAAAAGGAAGCCGGAGAAGTCGAGAATCAAGGATATCCATCAGCGGGGAGCGGCGATAAGGCTGGCCGGCGGCCGTGTCCACAGCGAAGGCAGAGTCGAAGTCAAGTTGGGAGACTCAG ATTGGGGTGTTGTCTGCGGCGATAGTTGGTCCCTCTTCGAGGCGGCCGTGGTCTGCAGGCAATTGGGCCTCGGCTACGCCTCCGACGCCGTCCAGACCAACTTCTTCGGCGGAGACAGGGTACCCATGGCTGTCAGCGGGGTCCAGTGCCACGGGGACGAGAGCAGTCTCACGGAGTGTCTGCATGATAACACTGTCGACTGTCCGG GAATGGTGGAGAACGTAGCCAGCGTGGTGTGCCTCCGGGACATGCCGGATCTAGTGTTCGACCACCTCGAGCTGATGCGCACCGCTCACCTGGAGGACAGGCAGCTCTACTGGCTCCAATGCGCTATGGAGGAGAACTGCGTGGCGTCACAAGCGTACAACGTGCAAAGGGAGTCGGAGAACTGGCACCTGGAAACTAGGAGGCTGCTGCGATTCACCGCGAGGATCCTGAACGCTGGCACCGCGGACTTCCGACCCTCTGTGCCCAAACACCTCTGGGAATGGCACATGTGTCACAT GCATTACCACTCGATGGAAGTGTTCGCCACGTTCGACGTGCTCGACGGGAACGGCACCAGGCTCGCGGAGGGGCACAAAGCGTCTTTCTGCCTGGAGGACAATCAATGCCTGCCCGGAGTGGAGCCGAG GTACCGATGCGCCAATTACGGTGACCAGGGGATTTCAGTGAACTGCAGCGATATATACAAGCACAATATCGATTGCCAGTGGGTGGACATATCGGAGCTTCGGCCTGGACAGTACACCTTCAAG